From Apteryx mantelli isolate bAptMan1 chromosome 32, bAptMan1.hap1, whole genome shotgun sequence, the proteins below share one genomic window:
- the LOC136994730 gene encoding C-type lectin domain family 2 member B-like isoform X4, producing the protein MSASWPEPVDHVLLAPESVTGVRQEEDRSCFTEEVQEQPLDEPGSPGRVGRGSAVSAGTKKRVLMVIWRNRPQTTGAAVLSCRDGWIGYRGICYYISREEASWESSQRHCSLLGASLAVLKREWEVPFLMRLKGSANHWLGLRRQDGRLVWVDDTVYKETFPVHGQGACAYMSDAGIASSSCSQLRPYICSVALAPIGLL; encoded by the exons ATGAGTGCTTCATGGCCAGAACCTGTGGACCACGTGCTGTTAGCCCCTGAATCTGTGACTGGTGTGAGGCAAGAGGAGGACAG GTCCTGCTTCACTGAAGAAGTCCAAGAGCAGCCCCTGGACGAACCGGGCTCCCCCGGCAGAGTCGGGCGTGGGTCTGCTGTGTCGGCAGGCACGAAGAAGAGGGTGCTGATGG TGATCTGGCGCAACCGCCCCCAAACCACTGGTGCTGCCGTGCTGAGCTGCCGCGACGGCTGGATCGGCTACCGCGGGATCTGCTACTACATCTCGCGGGAGGAGGCGAGCTGGGAGTCGAGCCAGCGCCACTGCTCCTTGCTGGGGGCCTCGCTGGCTGTGCTGAAGCGGGAGTGGGAAGTG cctttcctcatgcgGCTCAAAGGCTCTGCCAACCACTGGTTGGGGCTGCGCAGGCAGGACGGGCGCCTGGTGTGGGTGGACGACACCGTCTACAAGGAAAC GTTCCCGGTTCACGGCCAAGGAGCCTGCGCCTACATGAGTGATGCCGGCATCGCCAGTTCCAGCTGCTCCCAGCTCAGGCCTTATATCTGCAGCGTGGCGCTGGCTCCGATCGGCCTGCTCTGA
- the LOC136994730 gene encoding C-type lectin domain family 2 member D-like isoform X3 — protein sequence MSASWPEPVDHVLLAPESVTGVRQEEDRSRSIEVQEQPLDEAGSPGRVGRGSAVSAGTKKRVLMGDLRRPRRWHPPALAVSAALNVVLLVCIVAVAASRRSDPQTTGAAVLRCRDGWIGYRGICYYVSLEEASWESSQRHCSSLGASLAVLKREWEVPFLMRLKGSANHWLGLRRQDGRLVWVDDTVYKETFPVHGQGACAYMSDAGIASSSCSQLRPYICSVALAPIGLL from the exons ATGAGTGCTTCATGGCCAGAACCTGTGGACCACGTGCTGTTAGCCCCTGAATCTGTGACTGGTGTGAGGCAAGAGGAGGACAGGTCCCGCTCCATTGAAGTCCAAGAGCAGCCCCTGGACGAAGCGGGCTCCCCCGGCAGAGTCGGGCGTGGGTCTGCTGTGTCGGCAGGCACGAAGAAGAGGGTGCTGATGG GCGACCTGCGCAGACCCCGTCGATGGCACCCCCCAGCGCTGGCTGTGAGCGCGGCCCTAAACGTCGTTCTGCTTGTTTGCATTGTTGCAGTGGCAG CGAGCCGGCGTAGCGACCCCCAAACCACTGGTGCTGCCGTGCTGAGGTGCCGCGACGGCTGGATCGGCTACCGCGGGATCTGCTACTACGTCTCGCTGGAGGAGGCGAGCTGGGAGTCGAGCCAGCGCCACTGCTCCTCGCTGGGGGCCTCGCTGGCTGTGCTGAAGCGGGAGTGGGAAGTG cctttcctcatgcgGCTCAAAGGCTCTGCCAACCACTGGTTGGGGCTGCGCAGGCAGGACGGGCGCCTGGTGTGGGTGGACGACACCGTCTACAAGGAAAC GTTCCCGGTTCACGGCCAAGGAGCCTGCGCCTACATGAGTGATGCCGGCATCGCCAGTTCCAGCTGCTCCCAGCTCAGGCCTTATATCTGCAGCGTGGCGCTGGCTCCGATCGGCCTGCTCTGA
- the LOC136994730 gene encoding C-type lectin domain family 2 member D-like isoform X1, with translation MSASWPEPVDHVLLAPESVTGVRQEEDRSRSIEVQEQPLDEAGSPGRVGRGSAVSAGTKKRVLMGESKVWGAERGRCPSGSVPAGLLPALAQRHLRCERLFVPPGDLRRPRRWHPPALAVSAALNVVLLVCIVAVAASRRSDPQTTGAAVLRCRDGWIGYRGICYYVSLEEASWESSQRHCSSLGASLAVLKREWEVPFLMRLKGSANHWLGLRRQDGRLVWVDDTVYKETFPVHGQGACAYMSDAGIASSSCSQLRPYICSVALAPIGLL, from the exons ATGAGTGCTTCATGGCCAGAACCTGTGGACCACGTGCTGTTAGCCCCTGAATCTGTGACTGGTGTGAGGCAAGAGGAGGACAGGTCCCGCTCCATTGAAGTCCAAGAGCAGCCCCTGGACGAAGCGGGCTCCCCCGGCAGAGTCGGGCGTGGGTCTGCTGTGTCGGCAGGCACGAAGAAGAGGGTGCTGATGGGTGAGTCGAAGGTGTGGGGCGCGGAGAGGGGCCGGTGTCCCTCTGGCAGTGTCCCCGCtggcctgctgcctgctctggcACAGCGGCATCTCCGCTGTGAGCGGCTTTTTGTTCCTCCAGGCGACCTGCGCAGACCCCGTCGATGGCACCCCCCAGCGCTGGCTGTGAGCGCGGCCCTAAACGTCGTTCTGCTTGTTTGCATTGTTGCAGTGGCAG CGAGCCGGCGTAGCGACCCCCAAACCACTGGTGCTGCCGTGCTGAGGTGCCGCGACGGCTGGATCGGCTACCGCGGGATCTGCTACTACGTCTCGCTGGAGGAGGCGAGCTGGGAGTCGAGCCAGCGCCACTGCTCCTCGCTGGGGGCCTCGCTGGCTGTGCTGAAGCGGGAGTGGGAAGTG cctttcctcatgcgGCTCAAAGGCTCTGCCAACCACTGGTTGGGGCTGCGCAGGCAGGACGGGCGCCTGGTGTGGGTGGACGACACCGTCTACAAGGAAAC GTTCCCGGTTCACGGCCAAGGAGCCTGCGCCTACATGAGTGATGCCGGCATCGCCAGTTCCAGCTGCTCCCAGCTCAGGCCTTATATCTGCAGCGTGGCGCTGGCTCCGATCGGCCTGCTCTGA
- the LOC136994747 gene encoding C-type lectin domain family 2 member B-like, which yields MRGPSCAFARGLWGKERGAGSPAVAQEQGCRWGRLGGCVVEGDISPLSRPPAVSRCSRPQTTGAAALGCRDGWIGYHGICYYISREEASWESSQRHCSSLGASLAVLKREWEVPFLRELKVSTDCWLGLRRQDGRLVWVDGTVYNETFPVHGQGDCAYMNDAIASSSCSQLRPYICSVALAPL from the exons ATGCGTGGCCCTTCCTGTGCTTTTGCCAGGGGtctctgggggaaggagaggggagcaggAAGCCCGGCTGTGGctcaggagcagggctgcaggtgggggcggctggggggctgCGTCGTGGAGGGTGACATCTCACCACTTTCCCGTCCCCCTGCAGTGAGCCGGTGTAGCCGCCCCCAAACCACTGGTGCTGCCGCACTGGGCTGCCGCGACGGCTGGATTGGCTACCACGGGATCTGCTACTACATCTCGCGGGAGGAGGCGAGCTGGGAGTCGAGCCAGCGCCACTGCTCCTCGCTGGGGGCCTCGCTGGCTGTGCTGAAGCGGGAGTGGGAAGTG CCTTTCCTCAGGGAGCTCAAAGTCTCCACCGACTGCTGGTTGGGGCTGCGCAGGCAGGACGGGCGCCTGGTGTGGGTGGACGGCACCGTCTACAACGAAAC GTTCCCGGTTCACGGCCAAGGAGACTGCGCCTACATGAATGATGCCATCGCCAGTTCCAGCTGCTCCCAGCTCAGGCCTTATATCTGCAGCGTGGCGCTGGCTCCGCTCTGA
- the LOC136994679 gene encoding killer cell lectin-like receptor subfamily B member 1B allele C codes for MAGQIVYADLNIVPKESRGKRRSLPQPGGLTPHLSPPLPVPSSPRALEESRRSAPAQDVFAELRPGDPSACPRWHRTALWLGWSSSLVLGAAVLVLGSWVHYLRLEKPGNVTDGCGDVTPADYRDVTPADCGDAVARDRQHLRESLCPPQEQDPAEDDRCRLCPPGWTRRGRKCYWVADGAQSWDKSRENCTSRDAELLMPEDCDELEFVKDIAKKPSKYFWIDISGLDRSRILLSGSCLDQSRLPPGSSKGCRSLKGNRIVAEDCGSAISWICQKTAITI; via the exons ATGGCGGGGCAAATCGTTTACGCCGACCTGAACATCGTTCCCAAGGAATCCCGCGGGAAACGGCGTTCGCTCCCGCAGCCCGGCGG GCTGACGCCGCACCTTAGCCCACCCCTTCCTGTGCCGTCGAGCCCCCGCGCGCTTGAAGAGAGCCGGCGCTCGGCCCCGGCGCAGGACGTGTTCGCCGAGCTGCGGCCGGGCGACC CGTCGGCCTGTCCCCGGTGGCACCGGACGGCTCTGTGGCTCGGCTGGAGCAGCAGCCTCGTCCTCGGCGCCGCCGTGCTGGTGCTGGGCTCCTGGG TTCACTACCTGCGGTTGGAGAAGCCGGGAAATGTCACAGATGGATGCGGGGATGTGACGCCAGCGGATTACAGGGATGTGACGCCGGCGGATTGTGGGGATGCCGTGGCCCGTGACCGCCAGCACCTCCGGGAGTCCCTGTGCCCCCCGCAGGAGCAGGATCCAGCAG AGGACGACAGATGCCGGCTCTGCCCACCGGGCTGGACGCGGCGCGGGCGCAAGTGCTACTGGGTGGCCGACGGGGCCCAGTCCTGGGACAAGAGCCGGGAGAACTGCACTTCCCGGGACGCCGAGCTGCTGATGCCGGAGGACTGCGATGAGCTG gAGTTCGTAAAGGACATCGCAAAGAAACCCTCTAAATACTTCTGGATCGACATCTCCGGCCTGGATCGGAGCCGGATCCTGCTCAGCGGCTCCTGCCTGGATCAGAGCAG GCTCCCGCCGGGCTCCAGCAAAGGCTGCAGGTCGCTGAAGGGCAACCGGATCGTGGCCGAGGACTGCGGCTCCGCGATCTCCTGGATCTGCCAGAAAACCGCCATCACCATCTGA
- the LOC136994730 gene encoding C-type lectin domain family 2 member D-like isoform X2 yields MSASWPEPVDHVLLAPESVTGVRQEEDRSRSIEVQEQPLDEAGSPGRVGRGSAVSAGTKKRVLMGESKVWGAERGRCPSGSVPAGLLPALAQRHLRCERLFVPPGDLRRPRRWHPPALAVSAALNVVLLVCIVAVAASRRSDPQTTGAAVLRCRDGWIGYRGICYYVSLEEASWESSQRHCSSLGASLAVLKREWEVRFLRELKNSTDCWLGLRRQDGRLVWVDGTVYNETFPVHGQGACAYMNDVIASSSCSQLRPYICSVALAPL; encoded by the exons ATGAGTGCTTCATGGCCAGAACCTGTGGACCACGTGCTGTTAGCCCCTGAATCTGTGACTGGTGTGAGGCAAGAGGAGGACAGGTCCCGCTCCATTGAAGTCCAAGAGCAGCCCCTGGACGAAGCGGGCTCCCCCGGCAGAGTCGGGCGTGGGTCTGCTGTGTCGGCAGGCACGAAGAAGAGGGTGCTGATGGGTGAGTCGAAGGTGTGGGGCGCGGAGAGGGGCCGGTGTCCCTCTGGCAGTGTCCCCGCtggcctgctgcctgctctggcACAGCGGCATCTCCGCTGTGAGCGGCTTTTTGTTCCTCCAGGCGACCTGCGCAGACCCCGTCGATGGCACCCCCCAGCGCTGGCTGTGAGCGCGGCCCTAAACGTCGTTCTGCTTGTTTGCATTGTTGCAGTGGCAG CGAGCCGGCGTAGCGACCCCCAAACCACTGGTGCTGCCGTGCTGAGGTGCCGCGACGGCTGGATCGGCTACCGCGGGATCTGCTACTACGTCTCGCTGGAGGAGGCGAGCTGGGAGTCGAGCCAGCGCCACTGCTCCTCGCTGGGGGCCTCGCTGGCTGTGCTGAAGCGGGAGTGGGAAGTG CGTTTCCTCAGGGAGCTCAAAAACTCCACTGACTGCTGGTTGGGGCTGCGCAGGCAGGACGGGCGCCTGGTGTGGGTGGACGGCACCGTCTACAACGAAAC GTTCCCGGTTCACGGCCAAGGAGCCTGCGCCTACATGAATGACGTCATCGCCAGTTCCAGCTGCTCCCAGCTCAGGCCTTATATCTGCAGCGTGGCGCTGGCTCCGCTCTGA